The DNA sequence ATTGTCGAGCTTGGTCGTCCGAGCATGCGGCCCACGCGTTCTACCATTGAAATCCGTTTCACCGAGCTCTACCCCGAAGAGCGAGATTCCGACGGAACCGCGCCACCACGGGCTGTTCATGAGGCTGTCTGTCCACTGGAGACGGTCCGTGCTGAAACTCGGTAGCTCCCGCGCGCCTCTTCCTGGCGCGCGAACCGGGTGGTTACGGCGAAGTACCGCCATCCGCAGCCGTGGTTCTCGCGCGCGTCCCGTTCGTCCTTGGGACGCGCGTAGCCGCGCCCGGAACGGCTCAGGCTTCTGCCATCGGCTACGGCCCGAGTCCGCCGATGAAGTCTGCCGGGGTGACGATGCGGACCCCTTCCAGGACATGGAGGTCCAGGAGGTCGGCGTCGCCCGTGACGATCACGTCAGCGCTGCCGGTGATGGCGGCTTCCAGGAGCGGTTGTCGTCAGGGTCTCGAACCAGGTCGAGGGTCACGGTGGGGCGGACCACGTGCGAGGCGACGGTGATGAGCTCGACGACCTCGTCGATATCGCCGAACATCTTCGCGAGCTTGGGGTAGGCCAGCACTCGTCGGAGTTCTTCCAGCAGTGCGGGGCTGGTCATGATATCGAACCTTCCGGTCAGCGCTGCCTCGACGACCTCGCCGGGCGGGCCGCCCACCCAAGCCCGGACACCCACGTGTTGG is a window from the Actinomycetota bacterium genome containing:
- a CDS encoding putative toxin-antitoxin system toxin component, PIN family, with the protein product MGVRAWVGGPPGEVVEAALTGRFDIMTSPALLEELRRVLAYPKLAKMFGDIDEVVELITVASHVVRPTVTLDLVRDPDDNRSWKPPSPAALT